The Sphingobacteriales bacterium region TAGAACAAAATGCCGGACATTCCTCTCATTTTTCTGACCGGGAATACAGCGAGGCCGGTGCATTTATTACCCCTGAAAAGGCTGAACTCTATAAAGCCGACATGATTCTGAAAATTGCCCTGCCTACGGAAGAAGAAATAGGCTTTATCAAACAGGGAACAATCATTTTCAGCAGTCTGAACATCCCCAACCTTCACCAGCAACAACTGACAGGCCTGATGCAAAAGCAGGTAACGGCTTTTGCCTATGAAAACATTCAGGACTCGGGAGGGATATTGCCCTTCATGCAATCCATGAGTGAAATTGCAGGAAAAGCCGCAGTACTCATAGCTTCAGATTATCTTACCATTTTTAAGGGAGAAGGTATTTTAATGGGCGGTATTACAGGGGTTCCACCCACCGAGGTGGTGATCCTCGGTGCCGGTACTGTAGGACTTTATGCAGCCAGAACTGCTCTGGCACTCGGAGCTGATGTGAAAGTTTTTGACAATTCACTTCAAAAACTCAGAAGATTAAATCTGATTCATAATCTCAATATCTACAATTCTGTCATCCATACCGACTTGTTGACCAAGGTGCTGAAAACAGCCGATGTAGTCATCGGAGCACTTCATCCGCAAAACGGACGTACACCCTGCGTGGTCAGCGAAGACATGGTCATGCAAATGAAAGAAAATGCCGTCATTATTGACGTCAGTATCGATCATGGCGGATGTTTTGAGACCTCTGAAGTAACCACACTGAGCAATCCGGTTTATTTAAAACACGGGGTTATTCATTATTGTGTCCCCAACATTTCGTCAGCAGTGCCTCAGACTGCCTCCAACGCTTTCAATAACATATTGGTTCCCATGCTTTTGCAATTTCAGCGTTGCGGTAGCCTTTTAAATTATTTCTGGGATTATCCTTATACCCGTCATGGCGTATTTATCTATAAAGGCATTTTAACCAACCGCTTTATCGGAACCAAATTTAACCTCCAGAGCAAAGCTATTGACCTGTTGCTGGCATCAAATCTTTAAAAACACAAGCATCTTAATTTTTCACCTTTTAAAATCACTATTCTTCTCTTTTCCTGGTTAAAGCAAACGGGCAATTATTCTTTCCCTTCAACTACTCCATTTGTTAAATCCAAACAATTACCACCTGAAAATATTCCAACACTATCA contains the following coding sequences:
- a CDS encoding alanine dehydrogenase, giving the protein LTIGIPRESIMDEKRIPLTPQGVKMLTANGFKIMIEQNAGHSSHFSDREYSEAGAFITPEKAELYKADMILKIALPTEEEIGFIKQGTIIFSSLNIPNLHQQQLTGLMQKQVTAFAYENIQDSGGILPFMQSMSEIAGKAAVLIASDYLTIFKGEGILMGGITGVPPTEVVILGAGTVGLYAARTALALGADVKVFDNSLQKLRRLNLIHNLNIYNSVIHTDLLTKVLKTADVVIGALHPQNGRTPCVVSEDMVMQMKENAVIIDVSIDHGGCFETSEVTTLSNPVYLKHGVIHYCVPNISSAVPQTASNAFNNILVPMLLQFQRCGSLLNYFWDYPYTRHGVFIYKGILTNRFIGTKFNLQSKAIDLLLASNL